AAAACCAGGAAATTCCTTATTATGGTGATGGAAATACAGCGAGAGACTATACCTATATCGATGATATTATCGATGGCATTATTAAATCGATCCATTATCTGGAAAAAAACACCAAAGTATACGAGATCATCAACCTGGGAGAAAGTGAAGTCATCTGTTTATCAGACATGCTTTCTGCCATAGAAAAAGCACTTGGTAAAACGGCGTCAAAGAAAATGCTGCCGATGCAACCCGGAGATGTCATAAAAACCAATGCAGATATTACAAAAGCCCGGACATTAATTGGCTACAAACCAGCCACAGACTTCCAAAATGGCATAAAAAAATTTATGGAATGGTTTTTGAGAAAATGACAACAAGTAAGTTGCAGGCATCCTTATATAAAGGGAATAACGCCTGTAGTGAACAAAAGTTAATAAAAAGAATTGAAAATCAGGTATAAAAAAGTTTATTATATAACCTATTTTTATACTTTTGCAAAAAAAATAGAAAAATTATGTACTGGACATTAGAATTAGCTTCGTATTTAAGTGACGCACCTTGGCCAATGACAAAAGCAGAGCTTATTGATTATGCAATCAGAACTGGTGCCCCAATGGAAGTAGTGGAAAACCTTCAGGCTATTGAAGATGAAGGAGAAATTTATGACGCCATTGATGAGATCTGGAGTGACTATCCTACTGATGAGGATTACCTTTGGAATGAAGACGAATATTAAACTGTAAAAGGCTTTAAGCTCTGTGTTTAAAGCTTTTTTAGATATATCATAAGCACCCGCTAAGGTGTAATAATTAAAATGCTCAAGGCTTAAGTTTTGAGCCTAAATCAAAATTTTATGAGTTTTTTAAATAAAGTTCTTAAGGGGTTTTTGGGAGACAAGAAAGCGCAGGACCTAAAAGAAGTAAAAAAAGTTGTAACAAAAATCAAAGCTGTTGAACCTACCATTCAGCAATTGAGTGATGATGGTTTAAGAGAAAAAACTGCTGAGTTTAAAGATAAGATCAAATCAGCAACAAGTACCATTACAGCGCAAATAGAACAAATAAAAGAGCAGATAAAAAACTCAACGAATGTTGATGAAAAAGAAGCTCTTTTCTCAAAAATTGAATCTCTTAAAAAAGAATCATACGAAATTGAAGAAAAAGTTCTTAGCCAGATTCTTCCTGAAGCTTTTGCATTGATAAAAGAGACAGCAAGAAGATGGGCAGAGAACGGAGAGATCCGCGTAACAGCAACTGCGACAGACAGAGAACTTGCAGCAACTAAAGATTTCGTAGAAATTCAAGGAGATACAGCCGTTTGGAAAAACTCTTGGGATGCAGCCGGAACTCCTGTAGTTTGGGATATGGTCCATTATGATGTTCAGTTTATCGGAGGGGTTATTCTTCACAGCGGTAAAATTGCCGAGATGGCAACCGGTGAAGGTAAAACCCTGGTAGGAACATTACCTATTTATTTAAATGCTCTTCCGGAAAGAGGAGTTCACGTAGTTACCGTAAACGACTACCTTGCTAAAAGGGACTCCGCATGGATGGGACCTCTTTATCAGTTCCATGGAATGTCCATCGACTGTATCGATAACCACCAGCCGAATTCAGACGGAAGAAGAAAAGCCTATAACTCGGATATCACTTACGGAACCAATAACGAATTCGGTTTTGATTACCTGAGAGATAACATGGTGACTTCACCTTCAGAACTGGTACAAAGAGAATTGAACTTTGCCATCGTGGATGAGGTAGATTCTGTATTGGTAGATGACGCAAGAACACCTTTGATTATTTCAGGTCCTGTACCTCAGGGAGACAGACAGGAATTTGATGTATTAAAACCTTCTATCGACAGAATTGTAGAGGTACAGAAAAAAACTGTTTCAACAATTTTCAATGAAGCAAAAAAATTAATTGCTGCAGGAAATACGAAAGAAGGAGGTTTTAAATTGCTTCAGGCCTACAGAGGTCTTCCGAAAAACAGACAATTGATTAAATTTTTATCGGAAAGCGGTAACCGTGCGTTGCTTCAAAAAGTTGAGGGGCAATACATGCAGGATAACAACCGTGATATGCCGATCGTAGATAAAGATCTGTATTTTGTAATTGAAGAAAAAAACAATCAGGTAGATCTTACAGATAAAGGGGTAGAGTATATGTCACAAGGAAACTCAGATCCTAACTTCTTTGTTCTTCCTGATATCGGAACTGAAATTGCAGAACTGGAGGCTAAAAATTTATCTAAAGAAGAAGAATTTGAGGCTAAAGAAAAATTATTCTCTGATTTCGCTGAAAAATCCGAGCGTGTTCACACGATGAGCCAATTATTAAAAGCATATACATTGTTCGAAAAAGATGATGAATATGTAGTAATTGATGGTGAAGTTAAAATCGTTGATGAGCAAACAGGACGTATCATGGAAGGACGTCGTTATTCAGATGGTCTTCACCAGGCAATCGAAGCGAAAGAAAATGTAAAAATTGAGGCTGCTACCCAAACTTTTGCGACGATAACGCTTCAGAACTATTTCCGTATGTACAATAAGCTTGCGGGGATGACCGGTACAGCAGAAACGGAAGCGGGTGAGCTTTGGGAAATCTACAAATTAGATGTTGTGGTTATCCCTACCAACCGTCCTATCTTAAGACATGACAGACAGGATCTGGTATATAAAACCAACAGAGAAAAATACAACGCAGTTATTGAAGAAGTTGAAAGCTTAACAGCAGCAGGAAGACCTGTTCTGGTTGGTACAACTTCTGTTGAAATATCTCAATTACTATCCAAAGCACTTCAGCTAAGAAAAATCCCACACCAGGTATTGAACGCAAAACTTCACAAGAAGGAAGCGGAAATTGTAGCTGGAGCAGGACAGCCGGGAGTGGTGACCATTGCAACCAACATGGCAGGTCGTGGTACGGATATCAAACTTTCCAAAGAAGTAAAAGAAGCGGGAGGTTTAGCAATTATCGGTACAGAAAGACACGATTCAAGACGTGTTGACAGACAGCTAAGAGGTAGAGCAGGACGTCAGGGTGACCCTGGTAGCTCCCAGTTCTATGTATCTCTTGAAGATAATCTGATGCGTTTGTTCGGATCTGAAAGAATTGCCAAGATGATGGACAGAATGGGTCATAAGGAAGGAGAAGTAATTCAGCATTCTATGATCAGCAAGTCTATTGAAAGAGCTCAGAAAAAAGTAGAGGAAAATAACTTCGGAATCAGAAAGAGACTTCTTGAGTATGATGATGTAATGAATAAGCAGCGTGACGTAATCTATAAAAGAAGAAAGAACGCATTATTCGGAGATCACCTGAAGTATGACATTACCAATATGATATTTGACGTTGCAAATTCTATTGCAGCCAAAGGTAAAGCTAATGGCAGTTTCAAAGATTTTGAATTTGAAGTCATCAAACATTTCACAATGGGTTCTCCTGTTTCTGAAAGTGATTTCGGTAACAAATCTGTTCAGGATCTTACGAATATCCTTTTCAAAGCAGCACAGGAAGATTATCAGATGAAGTTGAATCTGTTGAAGGAGAAATCATTCCCTATCATTGAAAATGTATACCAAAATCAGGGTTCAATGTTCAAAATGATTCAGGTTCCTTTCTCGGATGGACATAAGACGCTTACAATTGTTACGGATCTTAAAGATGCCTTTGAAAGCCAGTGCGATACGCTGATCAACGATTTCGAGAAAAATATTACGTTATCAATCATCGATGAAAACTGGAAACTTCACTTACGTGAAATGGATGACTTAAGAA
The sequence above is drawn from the Chryseobacterium daecheongense genome and encodes:
- a CDS encoding DUF2795 domain-containing protein, with protein sequence MYWTLELASYLSDAPWPMTKAELIDYAIRTGAPMEVVENLQAIEDEGEIYDAIDEIWSDYPTDEDYLWNEDEY
- the secA gene encoding preprotein translocase subunit SecA — translated: MSFLNKVLKGFLGDKKAQDLKEVKKVVTKIKAVEPTIQQLSDDGLREKTAEFKDKIKSATSTITAQIEQIKEQIKNSTNVDEKEALFSKIESLKKESYEIEEKVLSQILPEAFALIKETARRWAENGEIRVTATATDRELAATKDFVEIQGDTAVWKNSWDAAGTPVVWDMVHYDVQFIGGVILHSGKIAEMATGEGKTLVGTLPIYLNALPERGVHVVTVNDYLAKRDSAWMGPLYQFHGMSIDCIDNHQPNSDGRRKAYNSDITYGTNNEFGFDYLRDNMVTSPSELVQRELNFAIVDEVDSVLVDDARTPLIISGPVPQGDRQEFDVLKPSIDRIVEVQKKTVSTIFNEAKKLIAAGNTKEGGFKLLQAYRGLPKNRQLIKFLSESGNRALLQKVEGQYMQDNNRDMPIVDKDLYFVIEEKNNQVDLTDKGVEYMSQGNSDPNFFVLPDIGTEIAELEAKNLSKEEEFEAKEKLFSDFAEKSERVHTMSQLLKAYTLFEKDDEYVVIDGEVKIVDEQTGRIMEGRRYSDGLHQAIEAKENVKIEAATQTFATITLQNYFRMYNKLAGMTGTAETEAGELWEIYKLDVVVIPTNRPILRHDRQDLVYKTNREKYNAVIEEVESLTAAGRPVLVGTTSVEISQLLSKALQLRKIPHQVLNAKLHKKEAEIVAGAGQPGVVTIATNMAGRGTDIKLSKEVKEAGGLAIIGTERHDSRRVDRQLRGRAGRQGDPGSSQFYVSLEDNLMRLFGSERIAKMMDRMGHKEGEVIQHSMISKSIERAQKKVEENNFGIRKRLLEYDDVMNKQRDVIYKRRKNALFGDHLKYDITNMIFDVANSIAAKGKANGSFKDFEFEVIKHFTMGSPVSESDFGNKSVQDLTNILFKAAQEDYQMKLNLLKEKSFPIIENVYQNQGSMFKMIQVPFSDGHKTLTIVTDLKDAFESQCDTLINDFEKNITLSIIDENWKLHLREMDDLRRSSQGAVYEQKDPLVIYKQESFHLFSEMVDKMNKEIISFLYKGEIPA